Proteins encoded within one genomic window of Arachis ipaensis cultivar K30076 chromosome B08, Araip1.1, whole genome shotgun sequence:
- the LOC107611924 gene encoding transcription factor MYB58 has protein sequence MGKGRAPCCDKSQVKKGPWSPAEDLKLIAFIQKHGHENWRALPKQAGLMRCGKSCRLRWINYLRPDVKRGNFTAEEEETIIKLHKAMGNKWSKIASRLPGRTDNEIKNVWNTHLKKRLTAAKSSDSRADNANDGSKIESSVTSPSSSSSESFFSNETPKTNNNNPCNETNDHISQIDDDDQDSGGKLLQEVVGITEETKGSSNSSSSTSLSSSLENKKHDEDQQQLVSPTLLNCVGPYDVDVTLEEVDKPNNNNLETKEDCDFWKMLDNIESFLSSNEASPPPPQCQTSPPNLVHQDDDEAMMMMMWSHEFENVLGTVVGEATTKGSNNKAHQQEIIMDPSNDVFDLDLVTRPPEPDQLESELDLGYIQLWPSLPPNTIL, from the exons ATGGGGAAAGGAAGAGCACCATGCTGTGATAAGTCTCAAGTGAAGAAGGGACCTTGGAGCCCTGCTGAGGATCTTAAGCTTATAGCTTTCATTCAGAAACATGGCCATGAAAACTGGCGTGCCCTTCCGAAACAAGCAG GGCTGATGCGATGTGGGAAAAGTTGCCGTTTGAGATGGATCAATTATTTGAGGCCAGATGTTAAGAGAGGCAATTTTACAGCAGAGGAAGAGGAAACCATAATAAAGCTTCATAAAGCCATGGGGAACAA ATGGTCCAAGATTGCATCCCGTTTGCCTGGTCGAACAGACAACGAGATAAAAAATGTGTGGAACACCCACTTGAAGAAGAGATTAACTGCTGCAAAATCTTCAGATTCAAGGGCAGATAATGCAAATGATGGATCTAAGATTGAATCATCAGTGACTTCACCCTCTTCATCTTCGTCTGAATCATTTTTCTCAAATGAAACACCAAAAACTAACAACAACAATCCTTGCAATGAAACGAATGACCATATTTCCCaaattgatgatgatgatcaagATTCAGGTGGAAAGTTATTACAAGAAGTAGTTGGTATTACTGAAGAGACAAAAGGGTCAtcaaattcatcatcatcaacatcattATCTTCTTCTCTTGAAAACAAGAAGCATGATGAAGATCAACAACAATTGGTGTCTCCAACATTATTGAACTGTGTTGGACCCTATGATGTTGATGTTACATTGGAAGAGGTTGATAAGCCAAACAACAATAATTTGGAGACAAAAGAAGATTGTGATTTTTGGAAGATGTTAGATAATATTGAATCATTCCTATCATCAAATGAGGCATCTCCTCCTCCTCCCCAATGCCAAACATCACCACCAAATCTTGTTCATCAAGATGATGATGAagccatgatgatgatgatgtggtcCCATGAATTTGAGAATGTGCTTGGAACAGTGGTAGGTGAAGCAACAACAAAAGGGTCAAACAACAAggctcatcaacaagaaataaTAATGGACCCATCAAATGATGTATTTGATTTAGATCTTGTGACAAGGCCACCAGAACCCGATCAATTAGAATCAGAATTAGACTTGGGATATATTCAATTGTGGCCCTCTTTGCCACCAAATACTATTCTCTAA